A single window of Coffea eugenioides isolate CCC68of chromosome 7, Ceug_1.0, whole genome shotgun sequence DNA harbors:
- the LOC113776686 gene encoding 60S ribosomal protein L9-like has translation MSSPPGPYSGTSTLALVRKVDMLEEVTVIWSEKVKDELVLDGNDIELVSRSAALINQKCHVKNKDIRKFLDGIYVSEKGQIAEEE, from the exons ATGTCGTCTCCTCCTGGACCCTACTCCGGCACCAGCACTCTCGCCTTG GTGAGGAAGGTGGATATGCTTGAAGAAGTCACTGTTATCTGGTCTGAGAAGGTTAAGGACGAATTGGTGTTGGATGGCAATGACATTGAGCTTGTTTCCCGATCTGCTGCCCTGATAAACCAA AAATGCCATGTGAAGAACAAAGATATCCGGAAGTTCCTTGATGGTATCTATGTCAGTGAGAAGGGGCAAATAGCCGAGGAGGAGTGA